The window CCTGAGTCGCACGCGGCCATGCACGCAGCCTATACCCAAGGCGGCGAACAAGAGCAAGCCCTGGCCCAGTGGATGCAGCGGTTGGGCATGGTGGCGTGACCGTGAATACGCCATGCCAAGACGCACACTGGATGGGCCTGGCGCTGGAGCAGGCCCGCCAGGCCGCTGCGGCGGGTGAAGTGCCGGTGGGCGCGGTGGTCGTTAAAAACGGCCAAGTCATCGCCACAGGCCGCAACGCCCCAATTGCCAGCCACGACCCGACGGCGCATGCCGAGGTGGTGGCGCTGCGTGAAGCGGCTCGCATCATGGGCAATTACCGGTTGGACGGCTGCACGCTTTATGTGACTTTGGAGCCCTGCGCCATGTGCAGCGGCGCCATGCTACACGCGCGTGTGGATCGTGTGGTGTTTGGTGCCCCCGACCCGCGCACGGGCGTGGCGGGATCTGTGCTGAACCTGTTTGGCCATCCGCAGCTGAACCACCAGACCCAGGTGACGGGCGGGGTGCTGGCCGAAGAATGTGGACAGTTGCTCAAGGATTTTTTCAGGCCCAAAAGAATGAACCCACAACCACTCAGAGAAGACGCCCTGCGCACACCCGATGAGGCGTTTACCGATTTGCCCGACTACCCCTGGCAGCCGCATTACGTGAACGACCTGCCCAGCATCGCGGGCCTGCGCATGCACTACTTGGACGAGGGTGATGCGAATGCGCCACTGACTTGGCTGTGCCTGCACGGCAACCCGGCTTGGAGCTATCTCTACCGCAAAATGATCCCGGTCTGGCTGGCGGCGGGGCATCGTGTGGTGGCACCCGACCTGATCGGCTTTGGCAAAAGCGATAAGCCCAAAAAAGACAGTTTTCACCAGTTTGAAACCCACCGCCAGTCTTTGCTGGATTTGATTGAACGGCTGGATTTGCAGCGCGTGGTGCTGGTGGTGCAAGACTGGGGTGGTATTTTGGGTCTGACCTTGCCCATGGCTGCGACTGAGCGTTTCAAGGGGCTGCTGGTCATGAACACGACCCTCGCCACGGGCGAGCAGCCTCTGAGCGCTGGTTTTTTGGCCTGGCGCGATTGGTGCCAAAGCCAGCCGCAGTTTGACGTGGGCAAACTGTTTGCCCGCGGCAACCGCAGCATGACGCCGCAAGAAACGGACGCTTACAACGCGCCGTTCCCAGACAAAGGTTTTCGCGCCGCGCTGCGGGCTTTTCCACCTATGGTGCCGGAGTTTGCCGATTCGCCCGGTGCAGGCATCTCGCGCCAAGCGCGTGACTTTTGGCGCAACGAGTGGCAAGGCCAGAGCTTCATGGCCATTGGCCAGCAAGACCCGGTTCTGGGCGAACCTGTGATGCGCCATTTGCAAAGCCGGATTTTGGGTTGTCCCGAGCCGATGCTGCTGCCCGATGCAGGCCATTTTGTGCAGGAGCAGGGCAGGGCGATTGCCGAGGCGGCTGTGCGACACTTCAAGCCCTGATTAAGAACACCCGCATGGCCCACATTTTCATTTTTTCCCCCTCGAGCGCTGTGCGCGACAAAGCGGCTTTTCGCCGGGGCCTCAAACGCCTCAAAGCCCAAGGCCATGAGGTGGAAGTGGATGAGTCGGCCCTTGACACCCACATGCGTTTTGCGGGCGACGACGCCACACGCATAGCGGCCATCACCCGAGCAGCCGCCAGTGGTGCCGATGTGGCGCTGATCTCGCGCGGTGGCTACGGCCTCACGCGCGTCCTGCCCGCTTTGCCCTACAAACAGATCGCCAAAGCCATTGACGGCGGCACGCAGTTTGTGGGCCTGAGCGACTTCACGGCATTCAACCAAGCCGTGTTCGCCAAGACAGGCCGCATCAGCTGGCAAGGCCCGGCCTTGGGCGAAGACTTTGGCGCCGAAAAGGAGCCCGACGACATCATGCAAGCCTGCTTTGATGACCTGCTGCTGGAGCAAGGGGAGGGCACAGGCTGGCAACTTCCCAAGGCAGAAGCAGAACGCCGTGTGTTGGTGAAAGACGCGCCGCTGTGGGGCGGCAACTTGACGGTGTTGACCTCATTGCTGGGCACGCCTTATTTCCCGCAAATCAAAGGCGGTGTGCTGTTCCTTGAAGATGTGGGTGAGCACCCTTACCGCGTGGAGCGCATGCTCACGCAGCTCTTGCATGCGGGCGTGTTGGCCCAGCAAAAAGCGGTGTTGATGGGGCAATTCAGCAAGTACAAGCTCGTGCCCGCACACGACAAAGGCTTCAAGTTAACGACCGTGATCGATTGGCTGCGCAGCCAGATCAAGGCCCCGGTGCTCACGGGCCTGCCGTTCGGCCATGTCGAGACCAAGGTGTTGCTCCCCGTGGGCGCCAAAGTGGACCTGGTCACCGAAGGGCGTGACGCGCTGATGGTTTGGGGCCACATTTGACGCGCTGACAACTATGCAAAACGAGGTAATTCCTTCATGAAATGGCTCGGACGTTTGAGTGTGTTGGCGGTGGTCGCTGTGTTGTTCGTGGGCGGCGTGTTGGCGGTGCAGATGCTGCGCAGCTTGCCCCAACTCGATGGCACACTGCAACTGCCCGGGCTGGCACAGCCTGTGAGCATCGGTCGCGATGCCGCGGATGTGACCCACATCCAGGCGGATTCGCCATTGGATGCTTGGCGGGCCATGGGTTTTGTGCACGCCCAA is drawn from Limnohabitans sp. 63ED37-2 and contains these coding sequences:
- the tadA gene encoding tRNA adenosine(34) deaminase TadA; the protein is MGLALEQARQAAAAGEVPVGAVVVKNGQVIATGRNAPIASHDPTAHAEVVALREAARIMGNYRLDGCTLYVTLEPCAMCSGAMLHARVDRVVFGAPDPRTGVAGSVLNLFGHPQLNHQTQVTGGVLAEECGQLLKDFFRPKRMNPQPLREDALRTPDEAFTDLPDYPWQPHYVNDLPSIAGLRMHYLDEGDANAPLTWLCLHGNPAWSYLYRKMIPVWLAAGHRVVAPDLIGFGKSDKPKKDSFHQFETHRQSLLDLIERLDLQRVVLVVQDWGGILGLTLPMAATERFKGLLVMNTTLATGEQPLSAGFLAWRDWCQSQPQFDVGKLFARGNRSMTPQETDAYNAPFPDKGFRAALRAFPPMVPEFADSPGAGISRQARDFWRNEWQGQSFMAIGQQDPVLGEPVMRHLQSRILGCPEPMLLPDAGHFVQEQGRAIAEAAVRHFKP
- a CDS encoding LD-carboxypeptidase, translating into MAHIFIFSPSSAVRDKAAFRRGLKRLKAQGHEVEVDESALDTHMRFAGDDATRIAAITRAAASGADVALISRGGYGLTRVLPALPYKQIAKAIDGGTQFVGLSDFTAFNQAVFAKTGRISWQGPALGEDFGAEKEPDDIMQACFDDLLLEQGEGTGWQLPKAEAERRVLVKDAPLWGGNLTVLTSLLGTPYFPQIKGGVLFLEDVGEHPYRVERMLTQLLHAGVLAQQKAVLMGQFSKYKLVPAHDKGFKLTTVIDWLRSQIKAPVLTGLPFGHVETKVLLPVGAKVDLVTEGRDALMVWGHI